The Streptomyces cyanogenus DNA segment GAAGGTCTCGCGCTGAGCCGGTATGAACGGGGCTTCTGGGGCAGGCCGGTTGGACGCCACGCGGGCGTACTCCTTTCCTTCCTCCGCCTACCGGGTTAGCTGACGGGTTCGGAGCAGGAAGGTCTCCTACGCGCGTATACCGGTCGTGGACTCCATGAGTTCACGACGGCGTCCGCGTGATTCACCCCAAGGTGGTGGTTCCCCGGTTCCCTTGCGGGATTCGGCGCGTGCGCACGGAGCCGCCTCTTGTGACGGCTGGGACGACCGCGCTGCGTTATCGAACGTTAATAGACCTGCCAGTCACTTTCCAAGCCGTCCGGCTTGATCATTAACCTTTTTGCCGATGGAGCTATCGGCCACTACTCCGCCAAAACGGGCGAGTTGACCGGAGTACGGGAGAGTTCAGCAGTCACTTCCGGTTTTGATGGTGACTCAGATGTTATGCGGAGGGCGCTCGTCCGCTCACCGTCGGTGACGGCCCTCAGGGCCGTCGTACGGCGAGCAGCGCCATGTCGTCGGTCATGCCGCCGCCGCAGTGCCGGCGCACCTCCGCGGCGAGCCGGTCGAGCAGCGCGGTGGGACCGGGGAAGGTGCGCCCGGCGAGCCGCCGCTCGGGATCGTAGAACCGGCCGTGGGCGTCCCGGGCCTCGGACAGGCCGTCGGTGTGGAGGAGCAGGGTGGCTCCGCTCGGGAAGCCGGCCTCGGTGGCCCGGTCCGGCCACCGGCCCAGGTCGCCCATGCCGAGCGGCAGCGCGGGCTCGGCGGGGGCGAGGGTGCGCAGGGTGCCGTCGGCGTGCAGCAGCAGCGGCGGTGGGTGGCCGCGGTTGACGATCCGTACGAGGCCCTCGCCGTGCGGGAGTTCGGCGAGGACCGCGGTGGTGAACCCCTCCAGGGCGTCGATCCCGTCGCGCCGGGTGCCCTCGCGGGCCAGCGCCCGCTCCAGCCGCTCGGCCACTTGCTCCAGGGTCGCCTCCTGCTCGGCCGCCTCGCGGAACGCGCCGATCACCACGGCGACGGCGGCCACCGCCCCCATCCCCTTGCCGCGCACGTCCCCGACGACCAGCCGGACGCCGTGCGGAGTGTCCTGCACCGCGTACAGGTCGCCGCCGATGAACGCGTCCCGCCGGGCGGCCTCGTAACGGGCGGCGATCTCGAAGCCGCCGATCCGGGCGTCCGGCTCCGGCAGGACGGCCCGCTGGG contains these protein-coding regions:
- a CDS encoding PP2C family protein-serine/threonine phosphatase gives rise to the protein MRPGKVEESPYARAGDRPPGDPVPDPGVGAEPAPVRARRRPGPRGLARALPALLVVCGVLYGLLTPQDFTPVPFFTAAPLVAAPLSALRTTVLAGLASLAAAYAVHDDAGAHPTVSTVTDVVTVATVALLAAAINRVVRRGDRQLASAREVAEAAQRAVLPEPDARIGGFEIAARYEAARRDAFIGGDLYAVQDTPHGVRLVVGDVRGKGMGAVAAVAVVIGAFREAAEQEATLEQVAERLERALAREGTRRDGIDALEGFTTAVLAELPHGEGLVRIVNRGHPPPLLLHADGTLRTLAPAEPALPLGMGDLGRWPDRATEAGFPSGATLLLHTDGLSEARDAHGRFYDPERRLAGRTFPGPTALLDRLAAEVRRHCGGGMTDDMALLAVRRP